TCGGTGTTATTGATTACCCATAAATTCCGGGAAGTGCTGACCTATTGCGATCGCGTTACCGTATTACGACACGGCAAACTAGCTGGCACTGGCCTGGTCAAGGATTTTGGGGTGGCAGATTTGGCGGCGCTGATGGTGGGTGAGCAAGTCGCGTTACAGCGGGCAGTGATCGCTGAGCAGAATCATCCCGAACTAACTCAAAGCGTTCTCCCTGGCACCAATGGAGCTAGACCGATCGCCAAACATAACGGCTCCGCGAACTTACCAATTGTGGACAGCAACCGATTGCCTACCTCCAGCAACAACGGCGCAAATAAGTCCACCAATGGCGATCGTTTTTCGCAGCCATCCCCAGTGAAAAAGAAGCCAAAAGCTAAACCAGTTTTGCAGCTTGACCAGATCACCGTTCGATCTGATCAGGGCAAGATCGCTGTTCATCAGGTTGATCTAGCGGTATATGGTGGTGAGATCGTGGCGATCGCCGGAGTCGCTGGCAACGGCCAGAAAGAACTAATGGAAGTGCTATTTGGCCAGCGGCAGGCAGTGAGTGGGGAAATTTTGGTCAATGGGGAGGCCTATCAGGCAAAGCGATCGCAAATCCAGCAGCATCAGATTTTTGCATTGCCAGAAGAACCACTTAAAAATGCTTGTGTCTCAACCATGAGTGTGGCCGAGAATTTGGCACTAAGGGGTTTCGATCGCCCACCCTTAGCAAAGGGCTGGATGATTATGTATCGATCGATTCGCTACTTCGCCCAAAAATTAGTTGATGCCTTTGCAATCAAAACTGCCTCGATCGATCAGTCGATTACTAATTTATCCGGTGGTAATATTCAGCGCACGGTGTTGGCCAGGGAGTTAGGCTCAGCAAAAATCAAGCTCTTGATTGCGGTAAACCCCTTTACTGGTTTGGATTTCACAGCGGTTGATCATATCTGCCAAAAACTAAAAGCAGCCCGCGATCGGGGCGTAGCCATTTTGTTAGTCAGCGATGACCTCGATGAGTTATTAACCCTGAGCGATCGCCTGTTGGTGATCAGTGAAGGGGCTTTGGTGTATGAATGCAGAACAAAGGAAGCAAATTTGCAAACAATTGCCCAGCATATGGCTGGTGGTAGGGAAATGTGATTGAGTCTAATTCTGATTGCTATTGAGTCTAATTCTGATTGCTTCTGATTGCTTCTGATTGTTTAAGTACAATTGGGGCAATTGCTGTATTAAAGATCGTTTAAGTAGTTGTAAATATGGCCAAAATCCTGGGCGATCGCCGCAGTATTACTAGAGTCCAAAATTGGTACATGTACAAATATGCATTTAGTCGGCAGTTGGCGATCGCGGATATGTTTCAGCACTGAGTAATAAAGCCAGTTACATACAAACTGTCCAGCATCATTGCTAATGTCGGTAAACGATAGCGGGGCAACTAATGCCGCCAAATCAACGTTGGTATTAAGCACCTCAGCTTGATTTTTGCCGTTCGCTTCGATCGTTAGTCTGGCTCTAGATTCCGCCATGCCACAGCAAATTATAGTTCTGGGCACCAGTCGATCGATCTGCTCAACCACCAGTTGGGGCGATCGTTCAAAACAAACGGGCATCTGCCTCAGCAATTTTGCCTTAGATAGATTAGCAATGCAGGTAACTTGTTGGGCCAGGATTAAATCAAGTAGGTCGTCGGAGGAATTAGACGGCTGCTTTGGCTTCCAGGTGGTAAATGAGGTGATCAATGTTTTGGCCATGCCTGATCTCCTGTGCTTGATTGCTATGCTTGCTTACTACACGTGATTATTAGGCGGAGCAACTAAAATTGAACAGAGCAAACGATCGATTAAATTTTATAGCTACAAACTTTGCTTTTATTCTCGACCATAAATAATCTCAAATCCCATCGCTCGCGCGCAATCATAATGCCCTGATTGTAAAACTTGTAGGCGATTGCCATGCTCCCACAGGTTTGCTAGCACTAACGAAAAACCCCTGCTATTTTGCAAGCAAAGGGTAATTAAATGATCTCGTTAAGAGCTGAAAGATGCGAGGCCGTACAGTAAATAATTAAATATCGAGATCAGTAATATTCAACTTTGGCCCATAGGTTTCAATAAACTCCCGGCGGGGAGCCACCTTATCACCCATCAAAATCGTAAAAATCCGCTCCGCTTCAGCCGCATCCTCGATCGTAATTTGCTTCAGGGTGCGCGTCTCTGGGTTCATCGTGGTTTCCCACAACTGCAAAGGCATCATCTCACCCAAACCTTTAAACCGCTGGATCGTATAGTTAGCATTCTCTGGGAACGAACTTAGAATTTGTTGCAACTCTCGATCGCTATAGCAATATTGATGACTACGACCTCGCTCTACCTTGTACAAAGGAGGACAACCAATATAAATATTGCCCTGTTCCACTAGTTCGCGTTGATAGCGATAGAAGAAGGTGAGCAACAGGGTGCGAATGTGCGCCCCGTCAACGTCAGCATCAGCCAGCAGAATAATTTTGTGATAACGCAGTTGGGAAAAGTCAAACTCTTCGCCACGAATACCCATGCCAATACTGGTGATCAGGGCTTGAATTTCGGCGTTTTTATAAATCTTGTTGTCATCAGCCCTTTCAATGTTCAGTACCTTACCGCGCAATGGCAAGATCGCTTGGAAATGCCGATCGCGCCCCTGTTTGGCACTGCCACCCGCACTATCACCCTCAACAATGAACAGTTCTGATTCAGAAGGATCGCGGGAACTACAATCCGCCAGCTTACCTGGCAAGGTAGACGATTCCAGCACCGACTTACGCCGCACTAACTCACGGGCACGGCGCGCAGCTTCCGCTGCATTATAGGATTGCAGTGCCTTTTCAATAATCGTGCTTGCTACCTGGGGATTAAATTCAATAAACTCATTCAGCACTTCACCCACAAATGAGTCCACCGTGCCACGCACTTCCGTATTACCCAGTTTGGTCTTGGTCTGTCCTTCAAATTCTGGCTCCGGCACCTTGACCGAAATTACCGCAGTTAAGCCTTCACGCACGTTTTCACCAGCCAGATTAGAATCGCTATCTTTGAGCTTTTTAAGCTTACGGGCAGTGCTGTTGATCGTGCGGGTTAAAACTGTTTTCAGCCCCTCTAGATGCGTACCACCATCAACGGTGCGAATATTGTTGGCAAATCCAAATACATTATCGCTGTAGGAATCAATGCACCACTGCATTGCCACTTCGATCTGGATATCATTGCGCTCACCCTTGATATAAATAATCTCTGGGTGCAAGGCTTCCTTATCGCGGGTCATATAGGACACATATTCACGAATCCCACCATCATATTGATAGGTTTCGACCTTATCGGTTTCGCCGCGCCGATCGGCAATTTCAATTTTGAGCCCCGCATTGAGATAGGCCAACTCACGCAACCGGCCAACCAGGATATCGAATTCAAACTCGATCCCAGTCGCAAAGATCATGGTATCGGGCATAAAGCATACTTTAGTGCCGCGCTTTTGTTTATCCTTGGCGGTTGAAACTTCTAAATTACCGATCGGAATGCCCCGTTCGTAGCGCTGTTGATGCAACTTGCCCTGCCGCCAAACGCTCACTTCTACCCACTCAGAGAGGGCATTAACCACCGAAACCCCAACCCCATGCAAACCGCCAGATACTTTGTAGCTGTTGCCATCAAACTTACCGCCAGCATGGAGTACAGTCATGACTGTTTCCAATGCCGATTTACCCGTGCGCGGATGCACATCCGTAGGAATACCCCGACCGTTGTCGGTTACTGCCACCGAGCCATCCGCCAATAGCTCGACCAGGATCGTGTCGCAATAGCCACCCAGGGCTTCATCAACACTATTATCAACTACTTCATAAACCAGGTGATGTAGTCCCTTGGGGCCGGTAGAGCCAATGTACATGCCGGGGCGCTTGCGGACTGGCTCTAAACCTTCTAATACCTGAATATTATCGGCGTTATAAGTCTCTGGGGCGATCGTCTTTGCCATAGTTTTGGTCTACTACTTATTTATCAGCAAGTAATGGTTAATTGGGGATATGTGGGAGTGAGAATTGGATCTGAATATTTTAAGTGTAAGGATTATTAAGTATGAATACTCGTAGTTCTGATGGTTTAGCTTTGATGATTGGATATGAGCCTTAGACCTTTAATCCTAAAAACTTCAAATCTTAAATATCTGTTTTAAGCGCACCTGAGGAGCTTTTTGAGCTTGAAAGCAAAATTGCCATCCTATTATAGCTTAAATAGCTCTCAGCGTCATTTTGGCGTGAATGGCGTAATTTTTGCGCTTCGATACAACTATGTCAAGGGCTAAATCTTTTTGCTTGCTTGTTTGTGGTTTGACTGGGCGATCGCCAAATTAGTGAGATAGTAATCGGTCAAATGAGTATACACTATATCTCTGTTATTTGTACGTATATCGATCTTAACAGGCTTAAATTTATAGCGCTTAGTGAGGAATTTTGTTAATCTTAATTCATGGATTTGCGAAAAAATCTCAAATTCGATGATTAAGGAGAAGATCTATGCTGATTGAGTTTACGGTTGGTAACTATAGGTCTTTTAAGGAAAAAGTCACGTTTAGTATGGTGGCTGCACCGATTACTGCCCAATACCCAAAACTGGATGAAAATAATGTTTTTGCAGTTGACGACAAGCT
The sequence above is a segment of the Pseudanabaena sp. PCC 7367 genome. Coding sequences within it:
- a CDS encoding pyroglutamyl-peptidase I family protein translates to MAKTLITSFTTWKPKQPSNSSDDLLDLILAQQVTCIANLSKAKLLRQMPVCFERSPQLVVEQIDRLVPRTIICCGMAESRARLTIEANGKNQAEVLNTNVDLAALVAPLSFTDISNDAGQFVCNWLYYSVLKHIRDRQLPTKCIFVHVPILDSSNTAAIAQDFGHIYNYLNDL
- a CDS encoding ABC transporter ATP-binding protein → MSPSKINLAHIDPVSKGGLPQLEAIAICKQFGQFTALEQVSLHLEPGSFHALLGENGAGKSTLVKCLIGFYRPDAGQILIDRRSRQITSPQVAQKLGIGMVYQSFTSIPAMTIAENLVLARLDGQQIINWRRERQKLAAFMQQSPFPMRLDLVVGQMSAGQKQKLEILKQLYLGNRILILDEPTSVLLPDEADEVLTLLQQMVKQQQLSVLLITHKFREVLTYCDRVTVLRHGKLAGTGLVKDFGVADLAALMVGEQVALQRAVIAEQNHPELTQSVLPGTNGARPIAKHNGSANLPIVDSNRLPTSSNNGANKSTNGDRFSQPSPVKKKPKAKPVLQLDQITVRSDQGKIAVHQVDLAVYGGEIVAIAGVAGNGQKELMEVLFGQRQAVSGEILVNGEAYQAKRSQIQQHQIFALPEEPLKNACVSTMSVAENLALRGFDRPPLAKGWMIMYRSIRYFAQKLVDAFAIKTASIDQSITNLSGGNIQRTVLARELGSAKIKLLIAVNPFTGLDFTAVDHICQKLKAARDRGVAILLVSDDLDELLTLSDRLLVISEGALVYECRTKEANLQTIAQHMAGGREM
- the gyrB gene encoding DNA topoisomerase (ATP-hydrolyzing) subunit B, yielding MAKTIAPETYNADNIQVLEGLEPVRKRPGMYIGSTGPKGLHHLVYEVVDNSVDEALGGYCDTILVELLADGSVAVTDNGRGIPTDVHPRTGKSALETVMTVLHAGGKFDGNSYKVSGGLHGVGVSVVNALSEWVEVSVWRQGKLHQQRYERGIPIGNLEVSTAKDKQKRGTKVCFMPDTMIFATGIEFEFDILVGRLRELAYLNAGLKIEIADRRGETDKVETYQYDGGIREYVSYMTRDKEALHPEIIYIKGERNDIQIEVAMQWCIDSYSDNVFGFANNIRTVDGGTHLEGLKTVLTRTINSTARKLKKLKDSDSNLAGENVREGLTAVISVKVPEPEFEGQTKTKLGNTEVRGTVDSFVGEVLNEFIEFNPQVASTIIEKALQSYNAAEAARRARELVRRKSVLESSTLPGKLADCSSRDPSESELFIVEGDSAGGSAKQGRDRHFQAILPLRGKVLNIERADDNKIYKNAEIQALITSIGMGIRGEEFDFSQLRYHKIILLADADVDGAHIRTLLLTFFYRYQRELVEQGNIYIGCPPLYKVERGRSHQYCYSDRELQQILSSFPENANYTIQRFKGLGEMMPLQLWETTMNPETRTLKQITIEDAAEAERIFTILMGDKVAPRREFIETYGPKLNITDLDI